In Sphingomonas sp. SUN019, one genomic interval encodes:
- a CDS encoding Tim44/TimA family putative adaptor protein encodes MFYIVLLAMVAGFLALRLYSVLGKRTGHEPLPKPAEERVGAPVAPRTIDATPEQREPTAKPFEAGAENGVRAIIAAEPGFDVSRFVEGAQGAYRMILEAYWKGDESVLNDLVEPRVAEAFGEAIAARREAGQTLDNRLVSIERALISGAQVNGRDARITVRFDADIAAVTRDGEGNVVAGSTSDAVETHDVWTFARTLRSDDPNWKLADTDEA; translated from the coding sequence GTGTTTTATATTGTTCTTCTTGCGATGGTGGCCGGTTTTCTGGCGCTGAGACTATATTCGGTGCTGGGTAAGCGCACGGGTCATGAACCGCTGCCGAAGCCGGCCGAGGAACGCGTCGGTGCGCCGGTCGCGCCGCGCACGATCGATGCGACGCCGGAACAGCGCGAGCCGACGGCCAAGCCGTTCGAGGCGGGGGCCGAGAATGGCGTTCGCGCGATCATCGCCGCTGAACCGGGGTTCGACGTCAGTCGTTTCGTCGAAGGCGCGCAGGGCGCGTATCGCATGATCCTGGAAGCATATTGGAAGGGCGACGAGTCGGTCCTGAACGATTTGGTCGAGCCGCGCGTGGCCGAGGCGTTCGGCGAGGCGATCGCGGCGCGGCGCGAGGCGGGGCAAACGCTGGACAACCGGTTGGTGTCGATCGAGCGCGCGCTGATCTCCGGCGCGCAGGTCAATGGTCGCGATGCGCGGATCACGGTGCGTTTCGACGCCGATATCGCCGCAGTGACTCGCGACGGCGAGGGCAATGTGGTCGCCGGGTCGACCAGCGATGCGGTCGAGACGCACGACGTGTGGACCTTTGCGCGGACGCTGCGCAGCGACGATCCGAACTGGAAGCTCGCGGACACCGACGAAGCCTGA
- the rpsT gene encoding 30S ribosomal protein S20: MANTPQAKKRIRRNDRRAEINGARVTRIRTFVKKVEAALAAGDKDAASTALAQVQPELARGVARGVMHRNTASRKFSRLTKRLTALA; this comes from the coding sequence ATGGCGAACACGCCGCAAGCCAAGAAGCGCATCCGGCGCAACGATCGCCGCGCCGAGATCAACGGAGCGCGCGTGACGCGCATCCGCACCTTCGTGAAGAAGGTCGAAGCGGCGCTGGCGGCGGGCGACAAGGATGCGGCCTCGACCGCGCTGGCGCAGGTGCAGCCGGAACTGGCGCGCGGCGTTGCGCGGGGCGTGATGCACCGCAACACGGCGTCGCGGAAGTTCTCGCGCCTGACCAAGCGATTGACCGCCCTCGCCTGA
- a CDS encoding PspC domain-containing protein has protein sequence MQNPATPAAGHKDNLFGVCAALGEDFGFNPIWLRLALGVGLLFAFEAVIAGYFVMGAIVLVSRLIVPTEKKIVAPAAPVVATGQDEAELEPLRKAA, from the coding sequence ATGCAGAACCCCGCAACACCCGCCGCCGGCCACAAGGACAACCTCTTCGGCGTCTGCGCCGCGCTGGGCGAGGATTTCGGCTTCAACCCGATCTGGCTCCGCCTCGCGCTCGGCGTCGGGCTGCTGTTCGCCTTCGAAGCGGTGATCGCGGGCTATTTCGTGATGGGCGCGATCGTGCTGGTCAGCCGCCTGATCGTCCCGACCGAAAAGAAGATCGTCGCGCCTGCCGCGCCGGTCGTCGCCACCGGACAGGACGAAGCCGAACTCGAACCGCTCCGCAAAGCGGCTTAA
- the secB gene encoding protein-export chaperone SecB — MDEQDNGFIDTNQPLPNGADTSPAVGLISQYVKDLSFENPNAPAIFQNQQGPEINVQFDIASAQVADEVHEVTLKIEVRAESEGKVAFLVELSYAGLFGLRNVPEDAFQPFLLGEGPRLLFPFARRVVADTIRDGGFPPLLLEPIDFNALYHQQAQGQADQPAVGDFGQN; from the coding sequence ATGGACGAGCAGGACAACGGCTTCATCGACACCAATCAGCCGCTGCCCAACGGCGCGGACACCTCGCCCGCGGTCGGCCTGATTTCGCAATATGTGAAGGATCTGTCGTTCGAAAATCCGAACGCGCCCGCGATCTTCCAGAATCAGCAGGGTCCGGAAATCAACGTCCAGTTCGACATCGCCTCGGCGCAGGTCGCCGACGAAGTCCATGAAGTCACGCTGAAGATCGAGGTTCGCGCCGAAAGCGAAGGCAAGGTCGCGTTCCTGGTCGAGCTGTCCTACGCCGGTCTCTTCGGCCTGCGCAACGTGCCAGAGGACGCGTTCCAGCCGTTCCTGCTCGGCGAAGGCCCACGCCTGCTGTTCCCGTTCGCGCGCCGCGTCGTCGCCGACACGATCCGCGACGGCGGCTTCCCGCCGCTGCTGCTCGAGCCGATCGACTTCAACGCGCTGTATCATCAGCAGGCGCAGGGTCAGGCCGATCAGCCGGCGGTGGGCGACTTCGGCCAGAATTGA
- the ubiB gene encoding 2-polyprenylphenol 6-hydroxylase → MTHPIVHTWRLLKWGRTLARHGALRGLERDPNTPPNLRRILRLAQLGARAPAIPRYADAFQAIGPAAIKFGQTLATRPDIVGEAAAHDLMRLQDAVPPIPFAAIHEQMTISFGRPPEELFASIDEIPVGAASIAQVHRAVTTEGRHVAIKVLRPHVEEEFARAIETYEWAAAQIEALSLQGGGGEIARLQPRLVIETFKRWTARELDLRREAASASELAEGMTAEPGFIVPAIDWQRTTGKVLTLEWVDGIKLSDRAALIAAGYDLPALGQTLVHAFLRQAIAEGFFHADLHQGNLFAVQGNKIAAIDFGIMGRIDKRARVWLAEILYGLITGNYRRVAEIHFEAGYVPAHHNVAEFATALRAVGEPMRGLPVKEMSIGMMLDSLFSITRDFDMATQPHLLLLQKTMVMVEGVATSLDPDINLWDTAQPVVEDWIRTELGPEAAIADRLIADMKLLTRLPDLVRRIEARFPAPGGAPPAPPLRDIQVVRIGGGWRYAAAGLVGAAVASAATLAIVWW, encoded by the coding sequence GTGACCCACCCCATCGTCCACACGTGGCGGCTGTTGAAATGGGGCCGCACGCTCGCCCGCCACGGCGCGCTGCGCGGGCTGGAACGCGACCCGAACACCCCGCCAAACCTCCGTCGCATCCTGCGCCTCGCGCAACTCGGCGCGCGCGCGCCTGCAATCCCGCGCTACGCCGACGCGTTCCAGGCGATCGGCCCCGCCGCGATCAAATTCGGCCAGACGCTCGCCACCCGTCCCGACATCGTCGGAGAGGCCGCGGCGCATGACCTGATGCGATTGCAGGACGCGGTGCCGCCGATCCCCTTCGCCGCGATCCACGAACAGATGACGATCAGCTTCGGCCGTCCTCCCGAGGAATTGTTCGCCTCGATCGACGAAATCCCGGTCGGCGCCGCCTCGATCGCGCAGGTCCACCGCGCGGTCACCACAGAAGGCCGTCACGTTGCGATCAAGGTGCTGCGCCCGCATGTCGAGGAGGAATTCGCGCGCGCGATCGAAACCTACGAATGGGCCGCGGCGCAGATCGAGGCGCTGAGTCTTCAAGGGGGCGGCGGCGAAATCGCGCGGCTCCAGCCGCGGCTGGTGATCGAGACGTTCAAACGCTGGACCGCGCGCGAACTCGACCTGCGGCGAGAAGCCGCATCAGCGTCCGAACTGGCCGAGGGGATGACCGCCGAACCCGGCTTCATCGTTCCCGCAATCGACTGGCAACGCACCACCGGCAAGGTGCTGACGCTGGAATGGGTCGACGGGATCAAGCTGTCCGATCGCGCCGCGCTGATCGCCGCGGGCTACGACCTCCCCGCGCTCGGCCAGACGCTCGTCCACGCCTTCCTGCGACAGGCGATCGCCGAAGGGTTTTTCCACGCCGACCTTCATCAAGGAAATCTGTTCGCGGTTCAGGGCAACAAGATCGCGGCGATCGACTTCGGCATCATGGGCCGGATCGACAAGCGTGCCCGCGTATGGCTGGCGGAAATCCTCTACGGCCTGATCACCGGAAATTACCGGCGCGTCGCCGAGATTCATTTCGAGGCGGGCTACGTTCCCGCGCACCACAATGTCGCCGAATTCGCCACCGCCCTGCGCGCGGTGGGCGAACCGATGCGCGGCCTGCCGGTAAAGGAAATGTCGATCGGCATGATGCTCGATTCGCTTTTTTCGATCACGCGCGATTTCGACATGGCGACCCAGCCGCACCTGCTGTTGCTGCAAAAGACGATGGTGATGGTGGAGGGCGTCGCGACCAGCCTCGATCCCGACATCAACCTGTGGGACACGGCACAGCCGGTGGTCGAGGACTGGATCAGGACCGAACTGGGGCCTGAGGCTGCGATCGCCGACCGGCTGATCGCGGACATGAAGCTGCTGACCCGCCTGCCCGATCTCGTCCGCCGGATCGAAGCGCGCTTCCCCGCCCCCGGCGGCGCGCCCCCCGCCCCGCCGCTGCGCGATATCCAGGTCGTCCGCATCGGCGGCGGCTGGCGCTATGCCGCGGCCGGTTTGGTGGGCGCGGCCGTGGCGAGCGCGGCCACGCTGGCGATCGTCTGGTGGTGA
- the trpS gene encoding tryptophan--tRNA ligase, protein MRPKSTRVVSGIQPTGNLHLGNYLGAVKQWVAMQDDIQAGGGETMYFIADLHALTQPITPADLRANTIEVTATLVAAGIDPDRSILFNQTRVPAHSELAWLLNNVARVGWLNRMTQFKDKAGKNREGASVGLYDYPVLMAADVLLYNATHVPVGDDQKQHLELARDIAAKFNLDYQTDLFTLPEPLVSTAAPRIMSLRDANAKMSKSNPSEQSRVNLTDSDDVIADKFKKAKTDPDLLPASVDELDGRAEAKNLLAIFAALSDRTPADVLADYAGKGFGAFKPALADLAVAKLGPIRNELTRLLADPSAIDAILEKGAARARDLAAPTLQAAQEAMGLLA, encoded by the coding sequence ATGCGCCCAAAATCTACAAGGGTGGTTTCCGGCATCCAGCCCACCGGCAATCTCCACCTCGGCAATTATCTCGGCGCGGTGAAGCAATGGGTCGCGATGCAGGACGACATTCAGGCTGGCGGCGGGGAGACGATGTATTTCATCGCCGACCTCCACGCGCTGACCCAGCCGATCACCCCCGCCGATCTGCGCGCGAACACGATCGAGGTGACCGCCACCCTGGTCGCCGCCGGGATCGATCCCGACCGCTCGATCCTGTTCAACCAGACCCGCGTCCCCGCGCACAGCGAGCTTGCCTGGCTGCTCAACAACGTCGCGCGCGTCGGCTGGCTCAACCGCATGACGCAGTTCAAGGACAAGGCCGGGAAGAACCGCGAAGGCGCCAGCGTCGGCCTATACGATTATCCCGTGCTGATGGCCGCCGACGTCCTGCTCTACAACGCCACCCACGTCCCCGTCGGTGACGACCAGAAACAGCATCTGGAACTCGCCCGCGACATCGCGGCCAAATTCAACCTCGATTACCAGACCGATCTGTTCACGCTGCCCGAACCTTTGGTCAGCACCGCCGCCCCACGCATCATGTCCTTGCGCGATGCGAACGCGAAAATGTCGAAATCCAACCCGTCCGAACAATCGCGCGTGAACCTGACCGACAGCGACGACGTGATCGCCGACAAGTTCAAAAAGGCGAAGACCGACCCCGACCTGCTTCCCGCGAGCGTCGACGAACTGGACGGCCGCGCCGAGGCGAAAAACCTCCTGGCGATCTTTGCCGCGCTGTCGGACCGCACCCCCGCCGACGTGCTGGCCGATTACGCAGGCAAGGGCTTCGGTGCGTTCAAACCCGCGCTCGCCGACCTCGCAGTCGCCAAGCTAGGCCCGATCCGCAACGAACTGACCCGCCTGCTCGCCGACCCCAGCGCGATCGACGCGATCCTGGAGAAGGGCGCGGCACGGGCGCGGGACTTGGCCGCGCCAACGCTGCAGGCCGCGCAGGAAGCGATGGGCCTCCTAGCCTGA
- the murJ gene encoding murein biosynthesis integral membrane protein MurJ, with amino-acid sequence MNLARALGSVGGLTLASRILGLVRDSLFARYVGAGFASDAFLIAFRLPNMFRALFAEGAFSAAFIPMFNRKVNDKDGAGLPDGITFAQAALSVLLPVLIAMTVVMEIAAWPVTWLLSGGFNDANAAEFAFAVELARITFPYLLLISLVSLLGGILNSLHRFWVAAAAPILLNLTLIAALLLFHHADPLLTARNQAIAVTVSGGLQLLWLIWACRRAGVRLKLKRPSLTPDVKRLLSLIWPAAAGAGAVQINLVVSTALAASLLSAGSVSYIYFADRLNQLPLGLIGIGLGTVLLPTISAQLGRGDEKQAMGTQNRGLEMALFFTLPATVALVICGQPIVAALFQHGKFTPEDAFFTAQALAAFSIGLPSYILVKVLTPGYYARSDTRTPVRYATMSMVANLVLNLALIVPLQHMGPPLATALASTLNVALLWRTLVKRGHFVADAQLTRRAWRLALAALLMGAVMWFANAPLKPYTTGTSVERWGAMLALVTSGALVYLAATFVFGAFRVADVRRLIRR; translated from the coding sequence ATGAACCTCGCCCGCGCGCTCGGATCGGTCGGCGGCCTCACCCTGGCCAGCCGCATCCTCGGCCTCGTCCGCGATTCGTTGTTTGCGCGCTACGTCGGCGCAGGCTTCGCGTCCGACGCGTTCCTGATCGCGTTCCGCCTGCCCAATATGTTCCGCGCCTTGTTCGCGGAGGGCGCGTTCAGCGCGGCGTTCATCCCGATGTTCAATCGCAAGGTGAACGACAAGGACGGCGCGGGCCTGCCGGACGGCATTACCTTCGCACAGGCCGCGCTGTCGGTGCTGCTCCCGGTGCTGATCGCGATGACCGTCGTGATGGAGATCGCCGCGTGGCCGGTGACGTGGCTGCTGTCGGGCGGCTTCAACGATGCGAACGCCGCCGAATTCGCCTTCGCGGTCGAACTCGCTCGGATCACCTTCCCCTATCTGCTGCTCATCAGCCTCGTCTCGTTGCTCGGCGGCATCCTCAATTCGCTGCACCGTTTCTGGGTCGCCGCCGCCGCGCCGATCCTGCTCAACCTGACGCTCATCGCGGCGCTGCTGCTGTTCCACCACGCCGATCCGCTGCTGACCGCGCGTAATCAGGCGATCGCGGTCACCGTATCGGGCGGCTTGCAACTCCTGTGGCTGATCTGGGCCTGCCGCCGCGCGGGCGTGCGGCTGAAGCTGAAACGCCCGAGCCTGACGCCTGACGTTAAGCGGCTCCTGTCGCTGATCTGGCCCGCCGCCGCGGGCGCGGGGGCGGTGCAGATCAACCTCGTCGTCTCGACCGCGCTCGCCGCCAGCCTGCTGTCCGCAGGATCGGTCAGCTACATCTATTTCGCCGACCGGCTGAACCAGCTCCCCCTCGGACTGATCGGCATCGGTCTCGGCACCGTCCTGCTCCCGACAATCTCGGCGCAACTCGGCCGCGGTGACGAGAAGCAAGCGATGGGGACGCAGAATCGCGGGCTGGAGATGGCGCTGTTCTTCACCCTACCCGCGACCGTCGCGCTCGTCATCTGCGGCCAGCCGATCGTCGCGGCGCTGTTCCAGCACGGGAAGTTCACGCCAGAGGATGCTTTTTTCACCGCGCAGGCGCTCGCCGCCTTCTCGATCGGCCTGCCGTCGTACATCCTCGTGAAGGTGCTGACGCCGGGCTATTACGCGCGCTCCGACACGCGCACGCCGGTGCGCTACGCCACTATGTCGATGGTCGCGAACCTGGTCCTCAATCTCGCGCTGATCGTCCCGCTGCAGCATATGGGACCACCGCTCGCCACCGCGCTCGCCTCGACGCTCAACGTAGCGCTCCTGTGGCGCACTCTCGTGAAGCGCGGGCATTTCGTCGCCGACGCCCAACTCACCCGCCGAGCGTGGCGGCTTGCGCTCGCCGCGCTGCTGATGGGCGCGGTAATGTGGTTCGCGAACGCGCCGCTCAAGCCCTATACGACCGGCACCAGCGTCGAACGCTGGGGCGCGATGCTGGCGCTGGTGACATCGGGCGCGTTGGTCTATCTCGCCGCCACCTTCGTCTTCGGCGCCTTCCGCGTGGCCGATGTGCGCAGGCTCATCCGTCGATAA
- the dnaA gene encoding chromosomal replication initiator protein DnaA has protein sequence MTERIEQTSEVARAWNRVRAHLRESAGARLFDQWLKPIELVETGDADNVRLSLPSAFMTNWVRNHYADRLMHEFRAILPHIRSVTIDTSRAGDAPVVLSVPAPVAAVIPITPGLASAAAIEQPVLDSRLTFDRFVVDASNKVAFNAAKALAEPGPVRFSPLFLHSGTGQGKTHLMHAIGHAFLAAQPDARVLCMSAERFMFDFVSALRARDTYAFKARLRSADLLLIDDLQFIAGKDATQEEFFHTVNEIMAAGKRLVISADRCPQALEGIEPRIIGRMAIGLVADIKPPSIELRRAILTRKLADMPDVTVPAEVLDLLAARIHANIRELEGALNRVVAYAQLTGDAIDTDFAVATLGEVLRGSQRRVTIDEIQKLVSTHFELKPLDLISARRARAVARPRQIAMYLAKRLTTRSLPEIGRKFGGRDHSTVIHAVRRIEQLRDTDREVDGAVRVLMRELDG, from the coding sequence TTGACGGAGCGGATCGAACAGACGAGCGAGGTGGCGCGGGCCTGGAACCGCGTGCGCGCTCATCTGCGCGAATCGGCCGGCGCGCGATTGTTCGACCAGTGGCTGAAACCTATCGAACTGGTCGAAACGGGCGACGCGGACAATGTGCGGCTCAGCCTGCCGTCGGCGTTCATGACGAACTGGGTGCGCAACCACTACGCCGACCGGCTGATGCACGAGTTCCGCGCGATCCTGCCGCACATCCGGTCGGTGACGATCGACACCTCGCGGGCGGGCGATGCGCCGGTCGTGTTGAGCGTTCCCGCGCCGGTCGCTGCAGTGATTCCGATCACGCCGGGGTTGGCTTCGGCGGCGGCGATCGAGCAGCCGGTTCTCGATTCGCGCCTGACGTTCGACCGGTTCGTCGTCGATGCGTCGAACAAGGTCGCGTTCAACGCCGCCAAGGCGCTGGCCGAGCCGGGGCCGGTGCGGTTCAGCCCGTTGTTCCTCCATTCGGGGACGGGGCAGGGCAAGACGCACCTGATGCACGCGATCGGCCATGCGTTTCTCGCCGCGCAGCCGGATGCGCGCGTGCTGTGCATGTCGGCCGAACGGTTCATGTTCGATTTCGTGTCGGCGCTGCGCGCGCGCGATACGTATGCGTTCAAGGCGCGGCTGCGCTCGGCCGACCTGCTGCTGATCGACGACCTGCAGTTCATCGCGGGCAAGGACGCGACGCAGGAGGAATTCTTCCACACCGTCAACGAGATCATGGCGGCGGGAAAGCGGCTGGTGATTTCGGCCGATCGCTGCCCGCAGGCGCTGGAGGGCATCGAGCCGCGGATCATCGGGCGGATGGCGATCGGGCTGGTCGCGGACATCAAGCCGCCGTCGATCGAGCTGCGCCGCGCGATCCTGACGCGGAAGCTGGCGGATATGCCCGATGTGACGGTGCCCGCCGAGGTGCTGGACCTGCTGGCCGCGCGCATCCACGCCAATATCCGCGAGCTGGAAGGCGCGCTGAACCGCGTCGTCGCCTATGCGCAACTGACCGGCGACGCGATCGACACGGATTTCGCGGTGGCGACGCTGGGCGAGGTGTTGCGCGGCAGCCAACGGCGCGTGACGATCGACGAGATCCAGAAACTGGTGTCGACGCATTTCGAGCTGAAACCGCTCGACCTGATTTCCGCCCGACGCGCGCGGGCGGTGGCGCGGCCGCGGCAGATCGCGATGTATCTGGCCAAGCGCCTCACGACACGCTCGCTGCCCGAGATCGGGCGCAAGTTCGGCGGGCGCGATCATTCAACCGTCATCCACGCCGTCCGCCGGATCGAGCAACTCCGAGACACCGACCGCGAGGTCGATGGCGCGGTGCGCGTGCTGATGCGCGAGCTGGACGGTTAA
- a CDS encoding class I SAM-dependent methyltransferase gives MSDTVSFGYEDIPATEKTARVGGIFTNVAAKYDLMNDAMSVGMHRLWKDRFVARVKPRAAEQILDMAGGTGDIAFRLAKSGAAVTVADINPAMLEVGMGRAQDRGIDGLVWTEANAETLTFPDRFFDAYTIAFGIRNVTDIAAALREAHRVLRRGGRFFCLEFSTTLWPGFGEVYDAYSHKIVPKLGQLLAHDADSYRYLIESIRRFPDMPTFQAMIGDAGFVQTKVEPMLGGLVAIHSGWKI, from the coding sequence ATGAGCGACACCGTCTCCTTCGGCTACGAAGACATCCCCGCGACCGAAAAGACCGCCCGCGTCGGCGGGATCTTCACCAATGTCGCGGCGAAATACGATCTGATGAACGACGCCATGTCGGTCGGTATGCACCGGCTGTGGAAGGACCGCTTCGTCGCGCGCGTCAAACCGCGCGCCGCAGAACAGATTCTCGACATGGCGGGCGGCACCGGCGACATCGCATTCCGCCTCGCCAAATCAGGCGCCGCGGTGACCGTCGCCGACATCAACCCGGCCATGCTCGAAGTCGGCATGGGCCGCGCTCAGGACCGCGGGATCGACGGCCTGGTCTGGACCGAAGCTAATGCCGAGACGCTGACATTCCCCGACCGCTTCTTCGACGCCTACACGATCGCGTTCGGGATCAGGAACGTGACGGACATTGCTGCGGCCTTGCGTGAAGCCCACCGCGTTCTCCGCCGCGGCGGACGCTTCTTCTGCCTCGAATTCTCGACGACGCTGTGGCCCGGCTTCGGCGAAGTCTACGACGCTTATTCGCACAAGATCGTGCCGAAACTCGGTCAGCTCCTCGCGCACGACGCCGACAGCTACCGCTATCTGATCGAATCGATCCGCCGCTTCCCCGATATGCCGACGTTTCAGGCGATGATCGGCGACGCCGGCTTCGTGCAGACGAAGGTCGAACCGATGCTCGGCGGCCTCGTCGCGATCCACAGCGGCTGGAAGATTTGA
- the mutM gene encoding bifunctional DNA-formamidopyrimidine glycosylase/DNA-(apurinic or apyrimidinic site) lyase: protein MPELPEVETTVRGLTPVLEGARIASLELRRGDLRRPFPEDLRQRMTGATVTALSRRAKYGLIDTDRGDTMIFHLGMSGRWRVDPGELLTHDHLLIETDAGRRLALNDPRRFGSVDLWPTVGLPAWPPFAGLGPEPLGPDLTGAYLHRVLAGRRASIKLMLLDQRIVAGLGNIYVCEALYLARIKPQRAAGRISRVRLDRLVEAIRAVLLSAIEAGGSSLRDYARPDGELGYFSKQFAVYGREGLPCSCGGVVARYAEGGRSTFWCPACQK from the coding sequence GTGCCCGAGCTCCCCGAAGTCGAGACCACCGTTCGCGGGCTGACGCCGGTGCTGGAGGGCGCGCGGATCGCGTCGCTGGAGTTGCGCCGCGGCGATCTGCGGCGGCCGTTTCCGGAGGATCTGCGGCAGCGGATGACGGGGGCGACCGTCACCGCGCTGTCGCGGCGCGCCAAATACGGGCTGATCGATACCGATCGCGGCGACACGATGATCTTTCACCTCGGCATGTCGGGGCGGTGGCGGGTCGATCCGGGCGAATTGCTGACGCACGATCATCTGTTGATCGAGACCGACGCGGGGCGGCGGCTGGCGCTGAACGATCCTCGGCGGTTCGGGTCAGTCGATCTGTGGCCGACCGTGGGGCTGCCCGCGTGGCCGCCGTTTGCGGGGTTGGGGCCGGAGCCGCTGGGGCCGGATCTGACGGGGGCGTATCTGCACCGGGTGCTGGCCGGACGGCGCGCGTCGATCAAGCTGATGCTGCTCGACCAAAGGATCGTCGCGGGACTGGGCAATATCTATGTGTGCGAGGCGCTGTATCTGGCGCGGATCAAGCCCCAGCGGGCCGCGGGGCGGATTTCGCGCGTGCGGCTCGATCGGCTGGTGGAGGCGATTCGCGCGGTATTGTTGTCGGCGATCGAGGCGGGGGGATCGTCGCTGCGCGACTATGCGCGGCCCGACGGCGAGCTGGGGTATTTCTCGAAGCAATTCGCGGTTTACGGACGTGAGGGGCTGCCGTGTTCGTGCGGCGGTGTCGTCGCGCGCTACGCCGAGGGCGGGCGGTCGACGTTCTGGTGCCCCGCGTGCCAGAAGTGA
- a CDS encoding murein transglycosylase A, translating into MFGRGVVALAGALALSACVGGGVEPPSRGAPPRASGAVRQPTPSTPLPPVSGSTVTGAGTASRAGLARGPAVSSLPMTRDDAAAALAAFRISCSSLMRRADASGLTRGADWQPACGAAAGSSGDPRAFFARYFETVQVGDGRAFATGYFIPEIAGSREYREGYAPIYARPTDLIDVDLGLFADNLKGRKIRGRVEGTNFVPYYDRTAIEQNALQGRARVLGYAVDPVELFFLQVQGSGLVRMRDGSVLRIGYDSQNGRDYTGIGALMKSRGLLGAGQSSMQGIVAWLHAHPEEGRAIMRKNKSFVFFRVLDGEPLGALGLPVSGGATVAADPKFIPLGAPVFLSMDRTDATGIWVAQDTGGAIKGANRFDTFWGAGDEARAIAGGMSARGTAFLLLPIGTLDRLRGAGGVDAWTTPRP; encoded by the coding sequence ATGTTTGGACGGGGGGTAGTGGCGCTGGCCGGGGCGCTGGCGTTGTCGGCGTGCGTCGGCGGTGGGGTCGAGCCGCCATCGCGCGGTGCGCCGCCGCGGGCGAGCGGCGCGGTTCGGCAGCCGACACCTTCGACACCTTTGCCGCCGGTTTCCGGCTCGACTGTCACGGGGGCTGGTACGGCTTCGCGGGCCGGATTGGCGCGCGGCCCTGCGGTCTCCAGCCTGCCGATGACGCGCGACGATGCGGCGGCGGCGCTGGCGGCGTTCCGGATCAGTTGTTCGTCGTTGATGCGGCGCGCCGATGCGTCGGGGCTGACGCGTGGAGCGGACTGGCAGCCCGCGTGCGGGGCGGCGGCGGGTTCCTCGGGTGACCCACGCGCGTTCTTCGCGCGCTATTTCGAGACGGTGCAGGTCGGCGACGGGCGCGCGTTTGCGACCGGATACTTCATCCCGGAAATCGCCGGATCGCGCGAATATCGTGAGGGTTATGCGCCGATCTATGCGCGGCCGACCGACCTGATCGACGTCGACCTCGGCCTGTTTGCGGACAATCTGAAGGGCAGGAAGATTCGCGGACGCGTGGAGGGGACGAATTTCGTGCCCTATTACGACCGGACCGCGATCGAGCAGAATGCGCTGCAAGGACGCGCGCGGGTGCTGGGCTATGCGGTCGATCCGGTCGAATTGTTCTTCCTGCAGGTGCAGGGGTCGGGTCTGGTGCGGATGCGCGACGGGTCGGTGCTGCGGATCGGGTACGACAGCCAGAACGGGCGTGATTACACCGGCATCGGCGCGCTGATGAAGTCGCGCGGGCTGCTCGGGGCGGGGCAATCGTCGATGCAGGGGATCGTCGCTTGGCTCCATGCGCATCCCGAAGAAGGCCGCGCGATCATGCGCAAGAACAAGAGCTTCGTGTTCTTCCGCGTGCTTGACGGAGAGCCGCTCGGTGCACTGGGCCTGCCGGTCAGCGGCGGGGCGACGGTGGCGGCGGACCCTAAGTTCATTCCGCTCGGCGCGCCCGTCTTCCTGTCGATGGACCGCACCGACGCGACCGGCATCTGGGTGGCGCAGGATACCGGCGGCGCGATCAAGGGCGCGAACCGGTTCGACACCTTCTGGGGCGCGGGCGATGAGGCGCGGGCGATCGCGGGCGGGATGAGCGCGCGCGGAACCGCATTCCTGTTGCTGCCGATCGGCACGCTCGACCGGTTGCGCGGGGCGGGGGGCGTGGATGCCTGGACGACGCCTAGACCCTGA